Genomic DNA from Halobaculum sp. CBA1158:
GATATGTGCCTTCGGACGCCGCCCCCGACCGCACCGGCCGCACCGACGGGCCGAGCGGTTACCCCTCCTCGCCGTCCCAGTAGTCGACGGCGTCGTCGCGGCGGAAGTACGCGTCCACGTCGCGCTCGCCGGCTCCCCCCGGTGGGTCGCCGGCCATCGCGCCGACCGTGTCCGAGTCGGGATACACGAGCACCTCCGGATCGCGCATCGTCGACATCGCGAGGTAGCGAAGCGGTCCCTCGGAGTCGTTGATAACCCGGTGTGCGCCGTCCTCGCCCGCCGGCAGCGCGACGTAGTCGCCCGCGCGGAGGTCGGCCTCGCCGTCCGCGTGGCGCAGGGTGCCCTCGCCCGACAGGACGTAGAGCGCCTCCTCGTTGCCGGCGTGGTAGTGGTACGGCCAGGCCCGCTTTCCCGGCGGCAGTTCATAGAGGCTACACCCGAGGTCGTCGCCGTCGGCCGCCGCGGCCAGTCGCTTGCGCCGCCAGCCGACTCGATCGCCGCGGTCGGTCTCGTCCCAGTCGAGGTCGTCGGCGTTGACGCGGTCCATGACGACCGGGTCGCCGGCGCGGGGCGTAACCGTGTCGGCGGCGGGAGCTGGCGCGTCGCCCGCGCGGTCCCTGGATGCCGGCGCTTTTGTACGTGAGCGGACAATCCCCCGGCAATGGGAATCGATCCGAACTTCGACGAGAACCGCGAGCACGCCGGCGAGGAGAACGGCCTCGACGTATGGGGGCCGGTCGACCCGCCCGAGAAGCTGGGGATCCACGGCGCTCACGTCGCCGTCGACTACGACATCTGCATCGCCGACGGCGCGTGCCTGGAGAACTGCCCGGTCGACGTGTTCGACTGGGTCGACACGCCCGACCACCCCGAAAGCGAGAAAAAGGTCGAGCCGACCCGCGAGGACCAGTGCATCGACTGCATGCTCTGTGTGGACATCTGCCCGGTCGACGCGATCGACGTGGACGCCTCGCGGTCGTAAGCGCGGCCGAGTTTCTGACTCCACGAGTTCGGAAGCCGCCGATTCGACCGCTCAGTCGGCCGCCGTCGGCGACGTGTCGCCGTCGGCGTCAGCGTCGCCGGGAGCCTCGACGGCCACACCCTCCTTCGCCGCCAGCGCCTCACACAGCAGCTCCGCGATGTCGACGATCTCGATGTCGTCCTCGAAGTTCCCGGTCTTGCGGCCGTCCTCGTACATCGTCCCGCACATCGGGCAGGCGACGACGAACTTCTCGACGGCGTCGCCGGCAGCGGTGTCCTCCAGCGCCTCGCGAAGCCGTTCCTCGCTGGGTTTCGTCTCCTCGTCGTGGTCCATCCAGAGGCCGCCGCCGCCGCCCCCGCAGCAGAAGGAGTCCGAGCGGTTGCGCGGCATCTCGTGGAGGTCGACCCCCGTCGCGCGGATCAGGTCGCGGGGGGCCTCGTACACGTCGTTCATCCGGCCGAGGTGACACGGGTCGTGGTACGTCGCGGTGTAGTCCAGTTCCGTGCCGTCCAGCCCGAGGCGACCCTGATTCACGAGGCGCTCGACGATCTCCGTGTAGTGGAAGACGGGGTCGTCGAACTCGCTCACCTCGGGGTACTCGTTGCGGAAGGTGTTCATCGAGTGCGGGTCGGTCGTGACCACCTTCTCGAAGGTCGCGGAGCCGAACGCCTCGACGTTGTCCTCGACGAGCATCTCGAACAGCCCCTCCTCGCCGACGCGGCGCACGTCGTTGCCGTCGTGCTGTTCGTCCTCGTAGAGGATGCCGTAGGAGACGTCCGCGCGCTCGAACAGCGTCGCCAGCGACCGAGCGACGCGCCGGTTGCGCTCGTCGTAGCTGGGGTACTCGCCGACGTACCAGAGGAACTCCACGTCTTCCTCGCGGGCGTCGGGCACCTCGAAGTCCAGGTCGTCCGTCCAGTCGGGTCGCTTGCGGGCGGGGTCGCCGAACGTGTTGCCGTTCTGGAACACGTTCATCATCGCGTCCTGCACCATCTCGTCCATCTGGCCCGTCTCGGTCAGCCGGCGGTTCATCTGGGTGAACTCCGGCACGTGTTCGATGTCGACGGGACAGGCGTCCATGCAGGCCATACAGGACATGCACGACTCCATCGACTCGGCGGCGATGACCGACTCGCCGCCGTCCGCGACGATCTCGACCGCCTCGGTCTCGCCGGCGTCCAGCGACTCGCGGTAGCTCTTGAGGTCGAGGATCACGTCGCGCGGGTCCAGGTTCCGGCCGGAGGCCTTCGCCGGGCAGACGGAGGAACAGCGGCCGCACTTCGTGCAGGCGTCTTGGTCGAGGATGTGCCGCCACGAGAAGTCCTCGATGGAGCCGTAGCCGATCTCGTCGGGGTCGGCGTCCTCCGGAACCCCGGGCAGCCGGACGCCCGCCTTCTCGTCGCGGGTGACGACGTTCGCGAACGAGGAGATCATGTGGAACGGCTTCGCGTACGGAATCAGCGCGATGAACGCGAACGCCAGCAGGGCGTGACTCCACCACGTCCAGTAGTACAGCGTCTCGGCCATCCCGACGGTGACGCCCGCCTCCGCGAACACGCCGGCGAGGAAGAAGCCGACGAACGACACCTGCTCGTATGCGGCGAACTCGGCGGAGCCGATGATGCGGAACGCCTCCAGCACGTAGCCGCCGACGCCCAGCGCCAGCAGCGTCCAGACGAACGCGTCGTCCTCAAGCGAGGTGTGCTTGCCCCACAGGCGACCCTCGCGCTCGGTGTAACGCCGGTAGATTGCCATGCCGACGCCGACGACGAACAACAGCCCCATCGCGTCCATGACGAACGAGTACGAGAGGTAGAAGTCGCCGATGAAGAACGACTCGCCCGTCACGGGTCGCCAGAAGTCGAGGTCGATCCCGAGGATCGTCGTTCCGATCAGGAGGGTGAGAAAGCCCCAGAGGATGAACGCGTGCATCACGCCCGCGTACAGGTCGCGGTCGAACTGGTTGCGGTTCGACGCCACGATCCGGGCCGCCCGCAGCACTCGCCCCGGCAGGTCGTCGAGGCGGTCGAACCAGTCGTCCTCGCCGGCGGCGTAGCGCGCGAACCGCGCGTACGTCCCGTAGAGGAACACCGCGATCGCGACCGCCGCGAGGTAGTAGAACGCGGCCTTCCCGACGGGGCCGATCGTCCAGAAGGTCTCGCGCGTCACGTCGGCTTGCATGTCGCTATCGCGTTCGCGTCCGTGGTTAAATCTTCTCACAGTCGCGCTGCGTCGCCGTGATCGGGCCCTCATGAACGTCGCGAACGGGAGCGGTCCACCGGGTCGATACCGCATTCGGCCGAACGGCCGCCACGGCCGGTACCGCCCGCGACGACGCCGTCAACAGCCTTTTCACCGGCCGCGGCGTTCACACCGATCAATGGACGAAAAGACGGAGGAACTCCGCGACATCTTTCTCGACGCGACGGGCGACGACACCGTCACCGAGCGCCAGCAGGAGGGGCACGGCTCGCTGGTGACCGACGCCGGCGACGGGGACCGGGTCGCCGAACTCGTCGCCCGGATGCGCGAGCGCTACGCGTTCGAGACGGGGCTCTCCGACGACGACCTCGAACGCGTCGTTCGCCTGTTCTTCGAGGACGCCGACGACGCCGCCATCGCCGACGACCTGGGCGTCGACGAGGCGACCGTCTTCGACGCTCGGATGGACCTCCACCTCGTCCGCGACCGCGACCGCGACGCGCCGTTCGCCCTCTCGGCGCTCCGCTCGCTGCACGTCGACGGGGTTCCGATCCCCGAGCGCGCGGCCGAACTCGACGCCGACGAGGCGACCGTCGACCACTACTCGCGGGTCGTCGCCGCCGACCTGGAGTCGACTCGCGCGAACGACCGCTTCCGCGACGAGTTCGCGGACCTGCTGGCCGAGCAGGACCTCAAGAGCGGCCACACCGACGAGGCCCACGAGGACGGGCTTCGCGAGGCCGCCGAGGACATCGAGACGAACGTTTCCTTCTGACGAACCGCTTTTCGGACAGGGGTTTCCTCGGTCGCTCGCTACGCTCGCTCCCTGCGGGAACCCCCGTTGAAAACCCGTTCATGACAAAACTACCGCTCGCTCGCCGGCCGGAGGCCGGCTCGCTCGCGGTACTGACGCTGGTGACTCCGCACCGCGGCCGCGACACCCTCGCCCCGCCCCGCGCCGCGACTGCACCGCCACCGCAACCGCGACTCCCACCGCCCGCCGCGAACGTTCAAATACGAAGCCGGAACCACCGACGGTGTGCCCCCGGAGAAGGCGACGTTCTCGGACCTCGCGACGGCGACGTACTGCCCCCGACAACTGTACTACGACCGACGCGAAGACGACCGAGAACCCCCGCCCGAGGCGACCGCCCGGATCGACCTCGCCTTCCGCTACCCCGAACTGCGGGACATGGACGACGCCGAACTCGCTGCCGAGCCGATCGATCCCCCGCCGGCGGCGTACCGGGCCGCCCTCGAACGGCTGGCCGACCGTCCCGACTGGAACGCGCTGGTCGATCCCGCCCGAACCCGGGTCCTCCTCGAGGGGAAAGACGCCCGCGGCGTCGCGCACAAGGTGCTCGGGTCGACGGCCGAGGACGCCGTCGGCGACCCGCCGACGCCGGTGATCGTCTCCCCCGGCGACCCTCCTGAACGCGGCGTCTGGGAGCCGCAGTCGGTTCGGGCCGTCGCCGCGATGCACGCGCTCTCGTGGGAGGAGGAGCGACGGATCCGGCGGGCGCTCGTCGAGTACCCGGCCCACGGCGTCGTCCGGGAGGTCCGGCTGTCGGTCCGCCGCTCGGGAGCGTACCGACGGGTCCTGCGCTCGATCCGCGACATGGCGGGACCGCCCTCGCGGCTCTCCGGAAGCCCGAAGTGCGACTCGTGTCGCCACCGAACGAACTGCGGGGTGAACACGCGAAGCCTCCGGAGCCTGATCGGACTGTAGGTCCGATACCCCGACCGATCAGGGCTCGCCGGCCAGCCACTCGCGGATCTCGTCGGCCAGCGGTCCCGACCGGTGGATCACGCCGCGTGCGGGGTCGACGACCGTGCTCTCGCCGCCGGGCGTCTCCCCGCCGTCGAGCACGACTGCACAGGCCTCCCGGACCCGGGAGTCGAGATCGGCGACCCGCCGGACGCTGCCCGCGCCCGAGCGGTTCGCGCTCGTCGCCGTGATCGGCCCGGCGGCGTCGGCCAGCGCCCGCGCCGTCTCGTGATCCGGAACCCGGATACCGACCCGCGGCTCGCCGTCGGTGAGTTCCGGCGGGAGTGCGTCGTCGCGGTCGACGACGACCGTGACGGGCCCGGGGAGGAACTCGCGGGCGAAGCGGGCCGCGCGGTCGCTCGCGGGCACGAGCGACAGCGCCGCCTCGACGCTCCCGAACGCGACCGAGAGCGGCTTGTCGCGCGGGCGGTCCTTCGCCTCGAAGACGCGCTCGACCGCCGCGGGGTCGGTCGCGTCCGCGCCGAGCCCGTACACCGTCTCGGTGGGGTAGACGACCGTCTCGCCCGCCCGGACCGCCTCGGCAGCACGGTCGATGTCGGCGGTAGTGATCCCGCCGTCACCGACCCCGTCGCCGTCCGTCCCGTTACCGGTCGCGTCCATCGCTCACAGGCGCTCGATGTGCGATTCGACCTCGTCGTAGTCCGGGAACTCCGGCCACTCGGAGGCGACCCACGCGTACTCGACGGCGTGGTCGTCGTCCAGCAGGAAGACGGCGGGGCGGTGCTCGCGGACTCCCGCCATCCCGTCGAGATCGTGCGCGACGCCGTACAGGTCGCCGACGCCGACTCCGGGATCCGAGAACAGCTCGTAGTCCATCCCGCGCTCCGCGAGGAACGACGTGTGCTCGTACGGCGTCGAGGCGGAGACGCCGACGACTGTGACGTGGTCGCTCGGGCCGCGCCCCCACTCGCGGTCGCGGATCTCGTTCCAGATGTACGTCGCCGGGAACGCCCCGTCCATCGGGAAGAACACGAGCGCGACGGGACCGTCGAGCTCCGACAGCGCGGTGTCGCTCCAGTACTCGTCGCCGACGAGCGGACGGGTGAACTCCGGGGCGGTCTCGCCCTCGGCGACGTGATCCGCCTCCGGAAGCTCGACGACCTCGAAGTCGACCATTCAGGCACCTCCCGCCGCGGCGTCGCCGTAGGTGTTGTCGAGGTACTCGACGATGTTGCCCGACTCGGACATCGTGACGC
This window encodes:
- a CDS encoding cupin domain-containing protein, with translation MDRVNADDLDWDETDRGDRVGWRRKRLAAAADGDDLGCSLYELPPGKRAWPYHYHAGNEEALYVLSGEGTLRHADGEADLRAGDYVALPAGEDGAHRVINDSEGPLRYLAMSTMRDPEVLVYPDSDTVGAMAGDPPGGAGERDVDAYFRRDDAVDYWDGEEG
- a CDS encoding ferredoxin family protein; this translates as MGIDPNFDENREHAGEENGLDVWGPVDPPEKLGIHGAHVAVDYDICIADGACLENCPVDVFDWVDTPDHPESEKKVEPTREDQCIDCMLCVDICPVDAIDVDASRS
- a CDS encoding heterodisulfide reductase-related iron-sulfur binding cluster; its protein translation is MQADVTRETFWTIGPVGKAAFYYLAAVAIAVFLYGTYARFARYAAGEDDWFDRLDDLPGRVLRAARIVASNRNQFDRDLYAGVMHAFILWGFLTLLIGTTILGIDLDFWRPVTGESFFIGDFYLSYSFVMDAMGLLFVVGVGMAIYRRYTEREGRLWGKHTSLEDDAFVWTLLALGVGGYVLEAFRIIGSAEFAAYEQVSFVGFFLAGVFAEAGVTVGMAETLYYWTWWSHALLAFAFIALIPYAKPFHMISSFANVVTRDEKAGVRLPGVPEDADPDEIGYGSIEDFSWRHILDQDACTKCGRCSSVCPAKASGRNLDPRDVILDLKSYRESLDAGETEAVEIVADGGESVIAAESMESCMSCMACMDACPVDIEHVPEFTQMNRRLTETGQMDEMVQDAMMNVFQNGNTFGDPARKRPDWTDDLDFEVPDAREEDVEFLWYVGEYPSYDERNRRVARSLATLFERADVSYGILYEDEQHDGNDVRRVGEEGLFEMLVEDNVEAFGSATFEKVVTTDPHSMNTFRNEYPEVSEFDDPVFHYTEIVERLVNQGRLGLDGTELDYTATYHDPCHLGRMNDVYEAPRDLIRATGVDLHEMPRNRSDSFCCGGGGGGLWMDHDEETKPSEERLREALEDTAAGDAVEKFVVACPMCGTMYEDGRKTGNFEDDIEIVDIAELLCEALAAKEGVAVEAPGDADADGDTSPTAAD
- a CDS encoding conditioned medium-induced protein 4, coding for MDEKTEELRDIFLDATGDDTVTERQQEGHGSLVTDAGDGDRVAELVARMRERYAFETGLSDDDLERVVRLFFEDADDAAIADDLGVDEATVFDARMDLHLVRDRDRDAPFALSALRSLHVDGVPIPERAAELDADEATVDHYSRVVAADLESTRANDRFRDEFADLLAEQDLKSGHTDEAHEDGLREAAEDIETNVSF
- a CDS encoding L-threonylcarbamoyladenylate synthase codes for the protein MDATGNGTDGDGVGDGGITTADIDRAAEAVRAGETVVYPTETVYGLGADATDPAAVERVFEAKDRPRDKPLSVAFGSVEAALSLVPASDRAARFAREFLPGPVTVVVDRDDALPPELTDGEPRVGIRVPDHETARALADAAGPITATSANRSGAGSVRRVADLDSRVREACAVVLDGGETPGGESTVVDPARGVIHRSGPLADEIREWLAGEP
- a CDS encoding redoxin domain-containing protein yields the protein MVDFEVVELPEADHVAEGETAPEFTRPLVGDEYWSDTALSELDGPVALVFFPMDGAFPATYIWNEIRDREWGRGPSDHVTVVGVSASTPYEHTSFLAERGMDYELFSDPGVGVGDLYGVAHDLDGMAGVREHRPAVFLLDDDHAVEYAWVASEWPEFPDYDEVESHIERL